From the genome of Streptomyces sp. NBC_01317, one region includes:
- a CDS encoding pyridoxamine 5'-phosphate oxidase family protein produces MADKVDSFSELADKFFEYIQDIRYCTMITVDKKSRPRARVLLPIWETVDGRPVGWLAAYKTPVKVAHLANNPHTTYAYWSPRQNAVYVDSVSTWAEDMETKTYAWELYQKGSPPGVGYDPYNFWRGGPADPKYHVLRIDPWRVQVLRGTDLSSRIWTKPEDDKN; encoded by the coding sequence ATGGCCGACAAGGTCGACTCGTTTTCCGAGCTCGCGGACAAATTCTTCGAATACATCCAAGACATTCGCTACTGCACGATGATTACGGTGGACAAGAAGTCCCGCCCGCGCGCCCGGGTACTCCTGCCGATCTGGGAGACCGTGGACGGCAGACCGGTCGGCTGGCTCGCCGCGTACAAGACCCCGGTGAAGGTCGCCCACCTCGCCAACAACCCCCACACCACCTACGCGTACTGGAGCCCGCGCCAGAACGCCGTCTACGTCGACAGCGTCTCCACCTGGGCCGAGGACATGGAGACCAAGACCTACGCCTGGGAGCTGTACCAGAAGGGCAGCCCGCCCGGAGTGGGCTACGACCCCTACAACTTCTGGCGCGGCGGTCCCGCCGACCCGAAGTACCACGTCCTGCGCATCGACCCCTGGCGCGTACAGGTACTACGGGGCACCGACCTGAGCAGCCGCATCTGGACAAAACCCGAGGACGACAAGAACTGA